The Nilaparvata lugens isolate BPH unplaced genomic scaffold, ASM1435652v1 scaffold2027, whole genome shotgun sequence genome includes a window with the following:
- the LOC120355479 gene encoding uncharacterized protein LOC120355479: MRWHLELSQYTYEIIYRPGKENITADALSRACVIMGCITSKQDLIKYHQDLCHSGITRFFHWTKAHNLPYSVDDIRDVCMECKICSELKPRFNSFKGKLIKATRPFERINIDFKGPLPSSTRNKYILTIVDE, encoded by the coding sequence ATGAGGTGGCACCTTGAGCTATCTCAATACACCTATGAGATCATTTACCGACCTGGAAAAGAGAACATAACTGCTGACGCTCTTTCTCGAGCATGTGTGATAATGGGATGTATCACATCAAAACaagacttgataaaatatcatcaagACCTCTGCCACTCCGGCATCACACGATTTTTTCACTGGACTAAAGCTCATAACCTTCCATACTCGGTAGATGACATCAGAGATGTCTGCATGGAATGCAAGATCTGCTCAGAGCTGAAGCCAAGATTCAACagtttcaaaggaaaattgataaaagcaactcGGCCTTTTGAAAGGATCAACATTGACTTCAAAGGACCCCTGCCatcatcaactagaaacaagtaCATCCTCACTATTGTGGATGAATAA